In Engraulis encrasicolus isolate BLACKSEA-1 chromosome 24, IST_EnEncr_1.0, whole genome shotgun sequence, a single genomic region encodes these proteins:
- the dnajb12a gene encoding dnaJ homolog subfamily B member 12a: MDSNKDEAERCILISIQALENNDSDKARRFLEKAQRLFPTSKAQSLLDSIEQNGSSHHTQENCNGASGSNGDAGVRHRSHAAEAGTSSESATDSAKPYTSEQLDAVKRIKSCKNYYETLGVTKEATEDDLKKSYRKLALKFHPDKNHAPGATEAFKAIGNAYAVLSNAEKRKQYDLYGEEKAHTSSRHGHGHGHHHHFEADISPEDLFNMFFGGGFPSSNVHVFSNGRMRNGHYRGERRENQREGGLALFVQLMPLLILIIVSTLSQMMVSDPPYSLSHRPSVGHVNRRYTDHLQVPYFVNDRFTEEYSGSNLKTVERNVEDDYISNLRNNCWKEKQHKEGLLYRARYFSDSELYQRAQKMATPSCSKLSDIQVMLHG; this comes from the exons ATGGATTCGAACAAGGACGAAGCAGAGCGGTGTATACTAATATCAATCCAGGCACTTGAGAATAATGATTCAGATAAGGCTCGGAGGTTTCTTGAAAAGGCTCAAAGACTGTTTCCAACGAGCAAAGCTCAAT CCTTACTAGACTCCATCGAACAGAATGGGAGTAGTCATCACACGCAAGAGAACTGCAATGGGGCCAGTGGCAGTAATGGTGATGCTGGTGTGAGACACCGAAGCCATGCAGCAGAGGCGGGCACTTCAAGCGAGAGTGCCACCGACTCAGCCAAACCTTATACGTCAGAACAGCTTGATGCTGTCAAAAG AATAAAGAGTTGTAAAAACTACTACGAGACACTTGGAGTGACTAAGGAAGCTACAGAAGACGATCTGAAAAAGTCGTACAGAAAACTCGCTTTGAAATTCCACCCTGACAAAAATCACGCCCCTGGTGCCACGGAGGCTTTCAAAG CCATTGGGAATGCCTATGCGGTTCTCAGCAACGCAGAGAAAAGGAAGCAGTACGACCTGTATGGAGAGGAGAAAGCACACACATCATCAAGACATGGGCACGGACATGGGCACCACCACCACTTTGAGGCAGACATCTCTCCAGAAGACCTTTTCAACATGTTCTTTGGAGGTGGCTTTCCTTCAA GTAATGTTCATGTCTTTAGCAATGGAAGGATGCGTAATGGTCATTACAGGGGAGAACGCAGGGAAAACCAGAGAGAG GGAGGCCTGGCTCTGTTTGTCCAGCTGatgcctctcctcatcctcatcatcgtcTCCACTCTCAGCCAGATGATGGTGTCAGATCCTCCCTACAGCCTCAGCCACCGCCC GTCTGTGGGTCACGTGAACAGGAGATACACAGACCATCTGCAGGTGCCTTACTTTGTGAATGACCGCTTTACAGAGGAGTACTCCGGATCAAACCTGAAGACTGTTGAGAGGAATGTTGAGGATGATTACATCTCAAACCTAAGAAATAACTGCTGGAAGGAGAAACAGCACA aGGAGGGCCTTCTTTACAGAGCACGCTACTTTTCAGACTCGGAGCTGTACCAGAGGGCCCAGAAGATGGCCACCCCCAGCTGTTCAAAACTCTCAGACATCCAGGTGATGCTACACGGATAG
- the trmt2b gene encoding tRNA (uracil-5-)-methyltransferase homolog B, which translates to MTRCTHQQSPYQLLWGQPYIHEEVLGYKFRISADAFFQVNTAAAESLYQTVMDLSRATASDTLLDVCCGTGAIGITMSSRVKEVIGVEIIEQAVEDAKHNASLNGVTNCTFIAGKAEVVLPELITGFGADRGGGITAVVNPSRAGLHRRVIRALRNHPSIRRLVYISCKPDGEAMRNFKDLCCNSSEQPRRKLTGEPFVPTAAVPVDMFPHTPHCELVVVFDR; encoded by the coding sequence ATGACCCGCTGCACCCACCAACAGTCCCCTTACCAGCTCCTCTGGGGTCAGCCGTACATCCACGAAGAAGTCCTGGGCTACAAGTTCCGCATATCTGCAGATGCCTTCTTTCAGGTCAACACGGCAGCGGCGGAGTCTCTCTATCAGACTGTCATGGACCTCAGCCGGGCCACAGCCAGTGACACTCTACTGGATGTTTGTTGCGGAACGGGTGCCATCGGCATTACCATGTCCTCCAGGGTGAAAGAGGTGATAGGCGTTGAGATCATCGAACAGGCAGTGGAGGATGCGAAACACAACGCTTCTCTCAATGGAGTCACCAACTGCACGTTTATAGCCGGCAAGGCTGAGGTAGTTTTGCCTGAACTGATAACAGGCTTTGGGGCAGATAGGGGTGGTGGAATCACAGCAGTGGTTAATCCATCCCGTGCAGGACTACACAGGCGAGTGATAAGAGCCCTGCGTAACCACCCTTCTATTCGCAGACTGGTGTATATATCCTGCAAGCCTGATGGGGAGGCCATGAGGAACTTCAAGGACCTGTGCTGCAACAGCTCAGAGCAGCCACGGAGGAAGCTCACCGGAGAGCCCTTTGTGCCCACGGCTGCCGTCCCTGTAGACATGtttccacacacaccacactgcgaGTTGGTTGTTGTCTTCGACAGATAA